A portion of the Staphylococcus felis genome contains these proteins:
- a CDS encoding glucosaminidase domain-containing protein, whose translation MNQKYIVAGVLSTALLLPSLISNISQAATETSSSQSPNHKARTVTDASPSSETQNERSDDTESKRSKKEDTSSERNDEKSKDQLESNQNAYPYHFDVFAPFKVPSQSSSNTSFFDTLFDSSDSSSSLETPSSSDSATSVTDESQTPSESSSEEHSNTAENESRPSSETPDDRSFFDNLNAILSGELDAPSSSDSQANENAKESLSEETPSTESTQDDESHQNPSDEEETSSEETTNETPTDQETDAKLPEEEPSQSDQASESSTESVGSEATINALLDEYSEKAEKTQNEYQDNPKSSSSSVNDKTSRNPQIPSTDTYKNDASQVPKQSFKNDTDADTLRQITLFQEITGANHDDASFKAVPNQSTRQFINSIAKEAHDIGQDHDIYASIMIAQAILESDSGRSALSQAPNYNLFGMKGAYQGQSSNFDTLESNGHSMYQINASFRKYPNLKASLNDYADLIKHGIDGNPDIYKAVWKSQSVSYRTATSELVGTYATDPNYDIKLKSLIETYDLERFDQKKMPTLLKSKDIKETRTADGSPFKAFSPHGVSPYPFGQCTWYVYHRMSQFGLDIAGDMGDAKDWTYSSLVKGYSVSDHPRQHSVVVFSPGELGADRYYGHVAFVEKVNQDGSIVISESNVKGLGVISYRTIDAESAKTLDYIQGES comes from the coding sequence TTGAATCAAAAATACATTGTTGCTGGAGTTTTATCCACTGCGCTACTTTTACCATCACTTATATCAAACATTTCGCAAGCAGCGACTGAGACATCCTCATCGCAATCACCGAATCATAAAGCACGTACAGTCACTGATGCGTCACCTTCATCTGAAACACAAAACGAACGCTCCGATGACACAGAATCAAAACGTTCAAAAAAAGAAGACACATCATCTGAACGTAACGACGAAAAGTCCAAAGATCAATTAGAGTCAAACCAAAATGCATATCCCTATCACTTTGATGTATTTGCGCCATTCAAAGTCCCTTCACAGTCATCATCGAATACGTCATTTTTCGATACCCTGTTTGACTCATCTGATTCATCATCATCTCTTGAGACACCATCATCTTCAGATTCAGCGACAAGTGTGACAGATGAATCACAAACTCCATCAGAATCGTCATCTGAGGAGCACTCAAATACAGCAGAGAATGAATCACGTCCTTCATCTGAAACACCAGACGATCGTAGCTTTTTTGACAATTTAAATGCAATTTTATCAGGTGAATTAGATGCACCATCAAGTTCTGACTCTCAAGCAAATGAAAATGCGAAAGAGTCATTATCAGAGGAAACACCTAGCACCGAATCGACTCAAGATGATGAGTCTCATCAAAATCCCTCTGATGAAGAGGAAACATCATCTGAGGAAACAACAAACGAAACACCAACAGATCAAGAAACCGACGCAAAACTACCCGAAGAAGAACCTTCGCAATCGGATCAAGCTAGTGAATCCTCTACAGAATCCGTCGGTAGCGAGGCAACCATTAACGCCTTACTTGATGAATATAGCGAAAAAGCCGAAAAGACACAAAATGAATACCAAGATAACCCTAAATCATCGTCTTCATCTGTAAATGACAAGACATCTCGTAATCCACAAATCCCAAGTACTGACACATATAAAAATGATGCATCCCAAGTCCCTAAACAATCATTCAAAAACGATACAGATGCCGACACTTTGCGTCAGATCACATTATTCCAAGAGATAACAGGGGCAAATCACGACGATGCAAGCTTCAAAGCGGTCCCAAATCAGTCTACACGTCAATTTATCAATTCTATCGCCAAAGAGGCTCATGACATCGGGCAAGACCACGATATTTATGCATCAATCATGATTGCTCAAGCAATTTTAGAGTCTGATTCGGGTCGTAGTGCATTATCTCAAGCACCGAATTACAACTTATTTGGGATGAAAGGGGCTTATCAAGGACAATCGTCAAACTTTGATACTTTAGAATCTAACGGTCATTCGATGTATCAGATTAATGCGTCATTCCGAAAGTATCCTAATTTGAAGGCTTCACTGAATGATTATGCGGATTTGATTAAGCATGGTATTGATGGTAATCCCGATATTTATAAAGCAGTTTGGAAAAGTCAAAGCGTGAGCTATCGCACCGCAACTTCTGAATTAGTAGGCACATATGCGACAGACCCTAACTATGACATAAAACTCAAATCGCTAATCGAAACGTATGATTTGGAAAGATTTGATCAGAAAAAGATGCCAACATTATTAAAATCAAAAGATATAAAAGAGACGCGCACTGCTGACGGTAGCCCATTTAAGGCGTTCTCCCCTCATGGCGTATCTCCTTATCCATTTGGGCAATGTACGTGGTATGTCTATCACCGTATGAGTCAATTTGGACTCGATATTGCAGGCGACATGGGCGATGCCAAAGATTGGACATACTCATCATTGGTTAAAGGCTACAGCGTTTCAGATCATCCGCGTCAGCATAGCGTTGTTGTCTTCAGTCCCGGAGAATTGGGTGCTGACCGTTATTATGGTCATGTCGCATTTGTAGAAAAAGTGAATCAAGACGGCTCAATTGTGATTTCAGAGTCAAACGTTAAAGGACTCGGTGTCATATCTTATCGTACGATTGATGCAGAATCTGCTAAAACACTTGATTATATTCAAGGTGAGTCATAA
- a CDS encoding YhgE/Pip domain-containing protein → MKNAIKLFMMDVKKVAQTPGALVLIAGLAILPSFYAWFNLEATWDPYSNTDQIKIAVVNEDEGDVVKDKKINVGNKIEETLRKDDHFDWRFMSREKADQDLRMGKYYAAIYIPKAFTHEITGTLRKDPQQAKVTYKVNQKLNAIAPKMTDAGTSEIVKKANDNFNETVTKVLLDQADQLGIKLEDQIPAYEKIRDGVFAADQALPKIERFRRAIIYADDNQDKIDNYANEFRNLENYKDEAISATERLNQINASIPAINERAELIVDLNRYMPDIERALQVASGVPNRFPAINNGVDLAVAGTEKGLQDLNAANERLPLVKERLNAYGEVIDRAQSTNQDIANSIQNAPTDNHVQTTPQSSPSHQYQTAQLSTANDSNLQPLPDGQVMSEEDANAMTAAYAKALTSVNDTAASQIEATQSDIEAAKTLSFGIMSSNQPDEFKQPLTHLIARMNHASKSLRDYRDFLSQVEQTEGIDLSKAQQKLKNTQEDLTTVTKRLNALNDAIAGGNSGKSEAADVIHALSDIQERLNSAQTTVETDIQNALLNVSDAVGKALNKGATTIDTAQAKLQDVERIIRTGQRVLTEGNERLTRLREVLPSIEATYVDAMSIAQSNFPKFKENVARASDFVQNDLPKLESRLNNATNTVNQNLPELFAKYDRLREILDENQPRAKASLSQLADFARNQMPNVEKDIQKANDIFTELDKNNTLQDMIDFLRNDLKKQAGVIANPIDIQKEDVFPVKDYGSASTPFYTALAIWVGALLLVSLLTVHNKHETLKPYLTIRETYLGKMGIFLTMNMIQAFIVSVGDIVILKASVESVPLFIALCVYSAMIFMTIVYTLVSLLGNPGKALAIIILVLQIAGGGGTFPIEVTPAFFQAIHPFLPFSYSIDALREAVGGPVPEILTYKVLTLGLFGVGFFLLGIIGKPYIGPLAQTLADKAEKSDILE, encoded by the coding sequence ATGAAAAATGCCATCAAGCTCTTTATGATGGATGTGAAAAAAGTTGCTCAAACGCCTGGTGCACTGGTTTTAATTGCAGGGCTGGCTATTTTGCCCTCTTTTTATGCATGGTTTAACTTAGAAGCAACCTGGGATCCTTATTCGAATACGGATCAAATTAAGATTGCCGTTGTGAATGAGGATGAGGGGGATGTTGTCAAAGATAAAAAAATTAATGTTGGGAATAAAATTGAAGAAACATTGAGAAAAGACGACCATTTTGACTGGCGATTTATGAGTCGTGAAAAGGCGGATCAAGATTTGCGTATGGGTAAGTATTACGCAGCTATTTATATTCCTAAGGCGTTTACACATGAAATTACAGGTACGTTACGAAAAGATCCGCAACAAGCTAAAGTGACGTATAAGGTCAATCAAAAATTGAATGCGATTGCGCCTAAAATGACAGATGCTGGTACGAGTGAAATTGTCAAAAAAGCGAATGATAACTTTAATGAAACAGTCACTAAAGTGTTGCTCGATCAAGCAGACCAACTCGGTATTAAATTAGAAGATCAAATTCCAGCTTATGAAAAGATACGGGATGGTGTTTTTGCGGCGGATCAAGCATTACCAAAGATTGAACGTTTCCGCCGAGCGATTATTTATGCAGATGATAATCAAGATAAGATCGATAACTATGCCAATGAATTTAGGAATTTAGAAAATTATAAAGATGAAGCGATTAGTGCGACAGAGCGTCTCAATCAAATTAATGCAAGTATTCCAGCAATTAATGAACGCGCGGAATTGATTGTGGATTTGAACCGATATATGCCCGATATTGAGCGAGCATTGCAGGTCGCAAGTGGTGTGCCAAATCGTTTTCCAGCGATTAATAATGGCGTTGATTTAGCAGTCGCAGGAACGGAAAAAGGATTGCAAGACTTAAATGCGGCGAATGAACGATTACCGCTTGTGAAAGAGCGTCTCAATGCATATGGAGAAGTGATTGATCGTGCGCAATCAACAAATCAAGATATTGCGAACAGCATACAAAATGCACCTACTGACAATCACGTACAAACTACACCTCAAAGTAGTCCATCACATCAATATCAGACGGCACAACTGAGTACGGCAAATGACTCAAATCTTCAGCCACTACCAGATGGCCAAGTGATGTCAGAAGAGGATGCAAATGCGATGACTGCTGCTTATGCTAAAGCACTAACGAGTGTGAATGATACGGCGGCTTCACAAATAGAGGCCACACAATCAGATATTGAAGCTGCTAAGACGTTAAGTTTTGGCATTATGAGTTCAAACCAACCTGATGAGTTCAAACAACCTCTAACACATCTCATTGCGCGAATGAATCATGCGAGTAAGTCTTTGCGTGATTATCGTGACTTTTTATCACAAGTTGAACAAACAGAAGGTATTGACCTTTCAAAAGCGCAACAAAAGCTCAAGAATACGCAAGAGGATCTAACGACTGTGACAAAACGTTTAAACGCACTGAATGATGCTATTGCTGGAGGGAACTCTGGTAAAAGTGAAGCGGCTGATGTCATACATGCACTCAGTGATATTCAAGAGCGCCTTAACTCAGCTCAAACAACAGTTGAGACTGATATACAAAATGCACTGTTGAATGTTTCAGATGCAGTGGGTAAAGCACTGAATAAAGGTGCGACAACGATTGATACTGCGCAGGCGAAATTACAAGACGTTGAACGCATCATTCGAACAGGTCAAAGAGTGTTGACAGAAGGCAATGAACGTTTAACACGTCTAAGAGAAGTATTGCCGTCAATTGAGGCAACGTATGTCGATGCGATGTCAATTGCACAATCAAACTTCCCGAAATTTAAAGAGAATGTCGCACGTGCATCAGATTTTGTCCAAAATGATTTGCCAAAATTAGAGTCGCGTCTCAACAACGCAACAAATACGGTCAATCAAAACTTACCGGAACTCTTTGCAAAATATGATCGCTTACGTGAAATCTTAGATGAAAATCAACCTAGAGCCAAAGCGTCGTTAAGTCAACTAGCGGACTTTGCACGTAACCAAATGCCAAATGTAGAAAAAGATATCCAAAAAGCGAATGATATTTTTACAGAGTTGGATAAAAATAATACGTTACAAGATATGATTGACTTTTTACGTAATGACCTTAAGAAACAAGCAGGTGTCATCGCTAATCCAATAGATATCCAAAAAGAAGACGTCTTCCCAGTTAAGGATTACGGTTCGGCTAGTACACCGTTCTACACGGCACTTGCGATATGGGTTGGCGCACTCCTTTTAGTGAGTTTGTTGACGGTTCATAATAAGCACGAAACACTTAAACCTTACTTAACGATTCGAGAAACATATCTTGGTAAGATGGGTATCTTTTTGACGATGAACATGATACAAGCCTTTATTGTTTCGGTTGGAGATATTGTCATATTAAAAGCATCTGTTGAGTCAGTCCCTTTATTTATTGCATTATGTGTCTACTCAGCGATGATTTTTATGACGATTGTTTACACGTTAGTATCATTACTGGGAAATCCAGGTAAAGCATTAGCCATTATTATTTTAGTGTTACAAATTGCAGGAGGAGGGGGCACGTTCCCTATTGAAGTGACACCAGCATTTTTTCAAGCGATTCATCCATTTTTACCATTCTCATATAGTATCGATGCACTACGTGAAGCTGTAGGAGGACCTGTACCTGAGATATTAACGTACAAAGTACTAACACTTGGACTATTCGGTGTTGGATTCTTTTTACTCGGTATTATCGGTAAGCCTTATATCGGTCCATTAGCTCAAACGCTCGCAGATAAAGCAGAAAAAAGTGATATTTTAGAATAA
- a CDS encoding YozE family protein, with protein sequence MSFYDYMQIYIGDDTLLGDLARYIQSDAKFPKDVHTSDEILAYFQFACQTGQFKLADIKRAIAIYLQFGSAE encoded by the coding sequence TTGAGCTTTTATGATTATATGCAAATATACATTGGTGATGATACTCTATTAGGTGATTTGGCTCGCTATATACAGTCGGATGCTAAGTTTCCTAAAGATGTTCATACGTCCGATGAAATATTAGCGTATTTTCAATTTGCTTGTCAGACTGGTCAATTCAAGTTAGCTGATATTAAGCGAGCGATTGCAATCTATTTGCAATTTGGATCAGCCGAATGA
- a CDS encoding epoxyqueuosine reductase QueH — protein sequence MIQAEQILDKMKNQKINYDKVLRKMIMNWEREGERPSILLHSCCAPCSTYTLEFLSEYADIAIYFANPNIHPKNEYLRRARVQEEFVKEFNERTGNHVKYIEAPYKPHEFMKMAKSRGLTEEPEGGARCSACFGMRLEMVAEAAVEFGYDYFGSAITLSPKKNAQLINEIGLDVQQLYDVKYLPSDFKKNKGYERSITMCNDYNIFRQCYCGCVFAAQQQGIDFKTINQQAKAFLDQLESTKSQNV from the coding sequence ATGATACAAGCTGAACAAATTTTAGATAAAATGAAAAATCAAAAAATCAATTACGATAAAGTTTTACGCAAAATGATTATGAATTGGGAACGTGAAGGTGAGAGACCTTCTATTTTACTTCACAGTTGTTGTGCGCCATGTAGTACATATACGTTGGAATTTTTAAGCGAATATGCAGATATAGCGATCTATTTTGCAAATCCTAACATCCATCCTAAAAATGAATACTTACGTCGTGCGCGTGTCCAAGAGGAATTTGTAAAAGAATTTAATGAACGAACAGGGAACCACGTCAAATATATTGAAGCTCCATATAAGCCGCACGAATTTATGAAAATGGCCAAATCACGTGGGCTGACAGAAGAGCCAGAAGGTGGCGCAAGATGCTCAGCTTGTTTTGGGATGCGTCTTGAAATGGTAGCTGAAGCTGCAGTTGAATTCGGTTACGATTATTTTGGAAGTGCGATTACTTTATCACCAAAGAAAAATGCACAGCTCATCAATGAGATTGGTCTTGATGTGCAACAACTTTATGATGTGAAATATTTACCGAGTGACTTTAAGAAAAATAAAGGATACGAACGTTCAATTACAATGTGTAATGACTATAATATTTTCCGACAATGTTATTGTGGGTGTGTTTTCGCTGCGCAACAACAAGGTATTGACTTTAAGACGATTAATCAACAAGCAAAAGCTTTTCTAGATCAATTGGAGAGTACAAAATCCCAGAACGTATAA
- the nikA gene encoding nickel ABC transporter substrate-binding protein, translating into MKLKHALAVVATSSVVLASCGTQSSSNDKVLDIELPLKTTSIAPYETDVPVEAGAMESLFKVTDKGNVEPFLVKSYEQVTPQQLDMTIKDDVTFQNGERLTGEKVKQSLEYALKHSDLVKATLPIQSIQADGQKVTIKTSEPYPELASELASPFAAIFDAKAKGNIDAKPVGTGPYQIKDYKRSQKIELSRFDDYWQGRPKLDGVNVTYQEDGETRVSHLKSGKADLITNVPVTSVNQLKKDTKTKVSSVPGYRTQMIVYNQDSDKMSKDVREALDLIIDRESIAKEISKGHARPATGPFNDTLDFVKHQSVPKQDIAKAKQLIESLGYTKDKPLKIQLATYEGRPELPKIAQVIQSDAKKAHINIEIRNVDDIEGYLADRSQWDATMYSFGTIPRGDAGYFFNQAYHPDGAVNKGDYHNQNVTKMIEQLNKTVDRKERERLSNEIVREAAKDTPNSYITYNDTIDGLNRNVSNFKATPEGIYLIDYKVEIKDAD; encoded by the coding sequence ATGAAGTTGAAGCATGCATTAGCAGTAGTTGCAACGAGTTCGGTCGTTTTAGCGAGTTGTGGGACGCAATCGTCATCAAATGATAAAGTGTTGGATATAGAGTTACCTCTTAAGACGACATCGATTGCGCCGTATGAGACAGATGTTCCTGTAGAAGCGGGTGCAATGGAATCTTTATTTAAAGTCACTGATAAAGGTAACGTAGAGCCATTTCTTGTGAAAAGTTACGAACAAGTGACACCACAACAATTAGATATGACGATCAAAGACGATGTCACATTTCAAAATGGAGAAAGACTCACAGGGGAAAAGGTCAAACAAAGTTTAGAATATGCACTTAAGCATAGTGACCTTGTCAAAGCGACGTTACCTATTCAAAGCATCCAAGCAGATGGTCAGAAAGTGACGATTAAAACGTCTGAGCCCTATCCAGAATTAGCATCAGAATTAGCAAGTCCTTTTGCTGCAATTTTTGATGCAAAAGCTAAAGGTAATATCGACGCTAAGCCTGTTGGAACGGGACCGTATCAAATTAAAGATTACAAACGATCTCAAAAGATTGAGTTGAGTCGATTTGATGATTATTGGCAAGGGCGACCTAAACTTGATGGTGTGAATGTGACATATCAGGAAGATGGAGAGACACGTGTAAGTCATCTGAAGTCAGGTAAAGCAGACTTGATTACCAATGTCCCTGTGACAAGTGTCAATCAATTGAAAAAAGATACAAAGACAAAAGTATCAAGTGTACCAGGATATCGCACGCAAATGATCGTTTATAATCAAGACAGTGACAAAATGTCGAAAGATGTGCGTGAAGCATTAGATTTGATAATCGATCGCGAAAGTATTGCGAAAGAAATCTCAAAAGGACATGCTAGACCTGCTACTGGCCCATTTAATGATACTTTGGATTTTGTAAAGCATCAGTCCGTGCCAAAACAAGATATTGCAAAAGCCAAGCAATTAATAGAATCACTGGGTTATACCAAAGACAAGCCACTCAAAATTCAACTTGCTACTTATGAAGGGCGTCCAGAACTACCTAAAATTGCACAAGTGATCCAATCGGATGCTAAAAAAGCACACATTAATATTGAGATACGAAATGTAGACGATATTGAAGGATACTTAGCAGACCGCTCACAATGGGATGCAACGATGTATAGCTTTGGTACAATTCCACGTGGTGATGCAGGATACTTCTTTAATCAAGCGTACCACCCAGATGGTGCTGTCAATAAAGGTGATTATCACAATCAAAATGTGACAAAAATGATTGAGCAACTGAACAAAACAGTAGATCGTAAAGAGCGTGAGAGACTCTCTAATGAGATTGTTCGTGAAGCTGCTAAAGATACGCCGAATAGTTATATTACTTACAATGATACAATTGATGGATTGAACCGTAATGTTTCTAACTTTAAAGCGACACCAGAAGGCATATATTTAATAGATTATAAAGTTGAGATAAAAGATGCGGATTAA
- the nikB gene encoding nickel ABC transporter permease has product MRIKQLLMSLIQMMVVLWILSTITFILMKLTPGDPVNAILHVGESNVSQTSINETKEALGLNQSIFQQYFEWLAQIVRLDFGTSYQTGEPVIQELLFYTPPTLTIAGLTVICVLIVALPLGVIAAFHYQKSLDRMIRVGTSMTVSIPSFFLGIILIYVFATRLNVLPSSGFDSPFHIVLPVIAMSVGMSAYYVRLMRSNVIDLYQSREVEASRLRGMSERYIFLYDVLKPSLVPVVTILGMSVGSLIGGTVVIENLFGIPGVGQFLVDSIRARDYPVIQGVVLMIGLFVMVANFLSDMLILWLDPKQRYQNHRKNKAKIKTPDREVTL; this is encoded by the coding sequence ATGCGGATTAAGCAATTGCTGATGTCGCTTATTCAAATGATGGTCGTGTTGTGGATACTCTCGACCATCACTTTTATTTTAATGAAGTTGACACCTGGAGACCCTGTCAATGCGATATTACATGTCGGGGAATCTAATGTGTCTCAAACATCTATTAATGAAACTAAAGAAGCATTAGGTCTCAATCAATCTATCTTTCAACAATATTTTGAATGGCTGGCTCAAATTGTAAGGCTTGATTTTGGCACAAGCTATCAAACAGGAGAGCCTGTGATTCAGGAGTTATTATTTTATACGCCTCCAACACTTACAATAGCAGGATTAACGGTTATATGTGTGTTGATAGTGGCTTTACCGCTCGGTGTGATAGCAGCCTTTCATTATCAAAAATCATTAGATCGTATGATTCGTGTAGGGACTTCTATGACAGTAAGTATTCCCTCATTCTTTTTAGGGATTATACTGATTTATGTTTTTGCGACACGGCTCAATGTGTTGCCATCATCGGGGTTTGACTCACCTTTTCATATAGTGCTACCTGTAATTGCAATGAGTGTTGGAATGAGTGCGTATTATGTTCGACTCATGCGATCAAATGTTATTGATTTATATCAGAGTCGAGAAGTTGAAGCTTCAAGGTTACGAGGAATGTCAGAGCGTTATATTTTCTTATATGATGTGCTTAAGCCATCTCTCGTGCCAGTCGTGACAATATTAGGGATGTCAGTGGGCAGTTTAATCGGAGGCACAGTCGTGATTGAAAATTTATTTGGTATACCAGGTGTGGGACAGTTTCTTGTCGATAGTATTCGTGCACGTGATTACCCTGTGATTCAAGGGGTTGTTTTGATGATTGGCTTATTTGTAATGGTAGCCAATTTTCTGAGTGATATGCTCATCTTATGGCTTGACCCTAAGCAGCGCTATCAGAATCACCGAAAG